Part of the Candidatus Neptunochlamydia vexilliferae genome is shown below.
ATGAAACAGCAGAAGTGAATGAAAAAGAGGGAGCACTTGAAACAGAAAAGTCATCTTCCGGTGCCTCAAACGATTTAATGAGCAAACAGATTGCTAGATATCGGATGCTTGAACACTGCTTGCACCAGCAGTTTAAGGAGCGGCTTGAAGAGAAAACAGAGCAGGAATTGATTGAACAAACTGGAAGTCGTTTAGGGCTTTTGGACTCTGATGTCGATGGGGTTGAGGTTGACTTTATGTCTATAGACACATTTCAGTGGCTTTTAGCCTACCTTCAAGAAAAAGCTCCTCTTTGCTTGGGTGCGATTGATCTTCAAAAAGTCATGAGCCATGTTCTAAACGTTTCCCTTGGTGAAGCAAGCCCCAAAAAAGAGGGGGCTGATCTTGCTATAAAAGTTGAGGGGGAAGATGCCCATATAACAGCCCAAATCGATATGGGAAAATACAGGATTATTGCGAACCCCTCTGCGCAAATGCCAATTAGTATCTTTGAAGGGGATACCCTTATCGCTAAGATCGACCATAAAATCCAAAAAGTACGCAATTGCACAAAGTCAGCTCTTTTTGGAGCAATATTGACCCTTTTTGTGGTTGCAGAGATTCATAACCAAGGAAAAAAAGACCTTCCAATCACCCAAAAGCTTATTGATGGTGTTTTTCCTAAAGCTTATGAGCTATATAAAGGATTTACAACAGACTTTCGTCTCCATGTGATAACCGAATTCGTTGACTACTGCAAAAATAATAAGGTGACGCGCAAGAGAAGGTGTGCAGTCACACTCTTTCACATCCTCGAAAAACTCTCGATTTTTAACCGAAAAATCCCACAGGAAAAAGCGATTGCCATCGTTAAAGATATCATCGCTATTACCGATCGCTATAATCTTGATAGCTTTTATGGATTCTCCAAGGATAAAAAGACACTGATGTATGGGTGTGCCATTCACTTTTTAAAAAGAGCAGGTGTTCCTGAAGAGCATGCTCTTTTTAAGACTTTAAAGGAGAAGGATGATCGCGCTGAAGCTTGGGGGGCAAGACATGTCC
Proteins encoded:
- a CDS encoding ankyrin repeat domain-containing protein, which gives rise to MTTIGEINGGGTDIPLSNETAEVNEKEGALETEKSSSGASNDLMSKQIARYRMLEHCLHQQFKERLEEKTEQELIEQTGSRLGLLDSDVDGVEVDFMSIDTFQWLLAYLQEKAPLCLGAIDLQKVMSHVLNVSLGEASPKKEGADLAIKVEGEDAHITAQIDMGKYRIIANPSAQMPISIFEGDTLIAKIDHKIQKVRNCTKSALFGAILTLFVVAEIHNQGKKDLPITQKLIDGVFPKAYELYKGFTTDFRLHVITEFVDYCKNNKVTRKRRCAVTLFHILEKLSIFNRKIPQEKAIAIVKDIIAITDRYNLDSFYGFSKDKKTLMYGCAIHFLKRAGVPEEHALFKTLKEKDDRAEAWGARHVLRVALFSNRPIETFYQEYQKHFGINEKDEHKQTPIFYAAAFRASKGIKYLLTKGADLTQINDYGETPLHIACKQSDYTDCWDPIREGHRLFPVSHNQTLRALRLLIERDPRTIGMLDDWGDTPADNLHQKAMTEALISIVKKVKITKETAPGLFSFAFSTKDELFMRKILITSKKTILETVLQNPYRRILVFTECALLKNSELTGLLIDYIKLPECDYFEEEPQLIFRLLKGGASPETFTQIIKEFPAVVTHLSKAHRSLAEVLQEKVTQGKTKWLPVLFLVNQTSKGSCQAA